A part of Larkinella insperata genomic DNA contains:
- a CDS encoding PspC domain-containing protein, whose amino-acid sequence MKKTISINISGVIFHIEEDGYEKLKGYLTSIQHYFSTYEDSQEIITDIENRIAEKLLNKLKAAEKQANPRQVVTLEDVNELIQSMGTVADFEAIEEEDVIGATPAGASRPQPVYESVPPVGESRGPGAGNFTGSGPVPPRPSQGPPRKLYRDLRRKLVGGVASGIANYFNIDPVWVRLIFVTLILALPPFSGAMGGGSTEFFGSLSGFTVLLYIAMWIAFPGSTTLEDDKSVKKFYRNPDDKVLGGVASGIGAYFGIDSGVVRLLFVLTIFLFGTGLLAYIVLWIISPEANTLTEKMEMQGEPITLSNIESNIKRSLDINESAEESTLAKILLFPFRLIATIFNGLASALGPLARGIVSIIRVLAGVFLLLVGFGIMIAALGALGTAFGLKGIQFGGSDIPFLIQREISPLMMLSAFVTAFLPGLAIAILGLMIISQKSLVTTGVSLTLLSIWFLGLIGLAATVPPLVNEFSRRSTVEETQNIQLPAPIPTLDINDQDDDGNIDFHTSIDLEGAEGTAWTLTKRLSAQGPTRQTAQRNARTIVYNWTVRDSTIRFDNIYELKPGARYRGQDIDVTISIPYERPFRMTEEFARHIRNEFGDQELGRMKNSIWKFSRADGLVSLTHPRELNEDSYQENFDTNDAIDEVLRNELGDDFFDKGEYTRQFEAANFSRIDMGGAFAVRVKQGAAFKVVADGREEDIDDLRVRVENGALRVDFRNEGILQWRNRKRIGITVTMPNVESIHFSGATQSIITGFENIDKLDVTLSGACKSLLDLKTTQLDIDLTGASKATVRGRANQLDAQLSGACKLDAMNMTVVRANVNAVGASSADFGKVENLSSKTSGASSVNGPTQQPE is encoded by the coding sequence ATGAAAAAGACCATTAGTATAAATATAAGCGGAGTGATCTTCCACATCGAGGAAGATGGCTACGAAAAATTAAAAGGCTATCTGACGTCCATTCAACACTACTTTTCGACCTACGAAGACAGTCAGGAAATCATTACCGACATTGAAAACCGGATTGCCGAAAAACTGCTCAATAAGCTGAAAGCCGCCGAGAAGCAGGCCAATCCGCGTCAGGTGGTTACGCTGGAAGATGTCAACGAGCTTATTCAGTCGATGGGTACGGTTGCTGATTTCGAAGCCATCGAAGAAGAAGACGTGATCGGAGCTACCCCGGCGGGGGCCAGCCGGCCGCAACCGGTATATGAATCGGTACCGCCCGTTGGAGAAAGCCGGGGGCCGGGGGCGGGCAACTTTACGGGCAGCGGTCCAGTGCCACCGCGGCCGAGCCAAGGGCCTCCCCGCAAACTCTACCGCGACCTGCGCCGGAAACTTGTCGGTGGCGTAGCTTCCGGGATTGCCAACTACTTCAACATTGACCCCGTCTGGGTGCGGCTTATTTTCGTGACCCTGATTCTGGCCCTGCCGCCATTTAGCGGTGCTATGGGCGGTGGTAGCACGGAGTTTTTCGGAAGCCTTTCCGGTTTTACGGTCCTGCTATACATCGCCATGTGGATTGCCTTCCCAGGTTCTACAACGCTGGAAGACGACAAAAGCGTCAAGAAGTTTTACCGCAACCCGGACGACAAAGTGCTGGGCGGGGTCGCTTCGGGAATTGGTGCCTATTTTGGCATTGACTCTGGCGTTGTCCGGCTGCTGTTTGTCCTGACGATCTTCCTGTTCGGAACGGGTTTGCTGGCGTATATCGTTCTGTGGATCATTTCGCCGGAAGCCAACACACTGACCGAAAAGATGGAAATGCAGGGGGAGCCCATCACGCTCTCGAACATCGAGAGCAATATCAAGCGTAGCCTTGATATCAATGAATCCGCCGAAGAAAGTACGCTGGCCAAAATTCTGCTGTTTCCGTTTCGGTTAATTGCCACCATCTTCAACGGCCTGGCTAGTGCATTGGGGCCGCTGGCCCGCGGCATCGTGTCGATCATCCGGGTTCTGGCCGGGGTATTTCTGCTGCTGGTCGGCTTTGGAATCATGATTGCAGCATTAGGGGCGCTCGGAACGGCTTTTGGTCTGAAAGGAATCCAGTTCGGCGGCAGTGATATTCCGTTCCTGATTCAGCGCGAAATCAGTCCGCTGATGATGCTCTCGGCTTTCGTTACGGCTTTTCTGCCGGGCCTGGCCATTGCCATTCTGGGTTTAATGATCATTTCGCAAAAATCGCTGGTTACAACGGGCGTATCTCTAACGCTGCTGTCGATCTGGTTTCTGGGACTGATCGGTCTGGCGGCCACGGTTCCTCCGCTGGTCAACGAGTTCAGCCGACGCAGTACGGTCGAAGAAACGCAGAACATTCAACTTCCGGCCCCGATTCCGACCCTGGATATCAACGACCAGGACGATGATGGCAACATTGATTTTCATACCTCTATCGACCTGGAGGGCGCCGAAGGAACGGCCTGGACGTTAACCAAACGGCTGTCTGCCCAGGGGCCTACCCGCCAGACGGCCCAGCGGAACGCCCGAACGATTGTATACAACTGGACGGTCCGGGATTCGACGATTCGCTTTGATAACATTTACGAACTCAAGCCGGGAGCGCGGTATCGGGGTCAGGATATTGATGTAACGATCAGCATCCCCTACGAACGTCCGTTCCGGATGACCGAAGAATTTGCCCGCCACATCCGCAACGAATTTGGTGATCAGGAACTGGGACGGATGAAAAACAGCATCTGGAAGTTTAGCCGCGCCGACGGTCTGGTTTCTCTCACCCACCCGCGTGAGCTGAATGAAGACAGTTACCAGGAAAACTTTGACACCAATGACGCCATCGATGAAGTGCTGCGTAACGAACTGGGCGATGATTTCTTCGATAAAGGCGAATACACCCGGCAGTTTGAAGCCGCTAATTTTTCCCGAATTGACATGGGTGGAGCCTTCGCCGTTCGGGTAAAGCAGGGAGCGGCCTTCAAGGTAGTGGCCGACGGTCGCGAGGAAGACATTGACGATCTGCGGGTCCGGGTTGAGAATGGGGCCCTGCGCGTCGATTTCCGCAACGAAGGGATTTTGCAGTGGCGCAACCGGAAACGCATCGGAATTACCGTTACGATGCCGAATGTGGAATCCATCCATTTTTCCGGCGCAACCCAGTCGATCATCACTGGTTTTGAAAACATCGACAAGCTGGATGTTACGCTGAGCGGTGCCTGTAAATCGCTGCTGGACCTAAAAACAACCCAACTTGATATTGACCTGACCGGCGCGTCGAAGGCAACCGTGCGGGGCCGGGCCAATCAGCTGGATGCCCAGTTGTCGGGTGCCTGCAAGCTGGATGCAATGAATATGACGGTGGTTCGGGCGAACGTAAACGCCGTGGGAGCCAGCAGCGCCGATTTTGGCAAGGTTGAGAACTTAAGCTCCAAAACCAGCGGAGCCAGCAGCGTCAACGGCCCAACGCAGCAGCCTGAATAA
- a CDS encoding head GIN domain-containing protein translates to MKKSFALFTSLLLSTVLISVAAVSPSGSQLAEIMNTLTMQEESRTFNVSNFDKLDLGSAFTIHVSRGSGYKVTASGRSSDLEELEAKVSGGKLQIRYKDKLNWNRNRQRVTVNITMPELSSVEFSGASRSDVTGFRNIKELGISISGASSSTIEVDAERVMVDLSGASSVTLSGQAKRLQGEVSGATTLKAYDLKVASATVDLSGASSARMHVTDRLEAEASGASNLTYRGSASLRSNTSGASSIKSADR, encoded by the coding sequence ATGAAAAAGTCCTTTGCTCTCTTTACCTCTCTTCTGCTGTCAACGGTTCTTATCTCCGTAGCGGCCGTTAGTCCTTCGGGAAGCCAGTTGGCAGAAATCATGAATACCCTGACCATGCAGGAAGAAAGCCGTACGTTCAACGTCAGCAACTTCGACAAACTGGATTTGGGTAGCGCCTTCACGATTCATGTTTCGCGGGGCAGCGGCTACAAAGTAACGGCTTCGGGCCGGAGTTCCGACCTGGAAGAACTGGAAGCAAAAGTTAGCGGAGGAAAGCTCCAGATTCGCTACAAGGACAAACTAAACTGGAACCGAAACCGCCAGCGGGTCACGGTCAACATAACGATGCCCGAACTGAGCAGTGTTGAATTTTCGGGCGCTTCCCGTTCGGATGTAACCGGTTTCCGAAACATAAAAGAATTGGGCATCAGCATTTCAGGCGCGTCTTCCTCAACCATCGAAGTTGACGCGGAACGCGTTATGGTTGATCTGTCCGGTGCGTCGAGTGTTACCCTCAGCGGCCAGGCCAAACGGCTCCAGGGCGAAGTTTCCGGGGCCACGACGCTGAAAGCTTACGACCTGAAGGTAGCCAGCGCAACCGTCGATCTGTCGGGTGCCAGCAGCGCCCGGATGCACGTCACCGACCGGCTGGAAGCCGAAGCCAGCGGAGCCAGCAACCTGACCTACCGCGGTTCGGCCTCCCTCCGCTCCAACACGTCCGGCGCCAGCTCCATCAAAAGTGCCGACCGTTGA
- a CDS encoding phytanoyl-CoA dioxygenase family protein, whose translation MSIVKQSVAKVRQVYNKLFPAPVLRDFPAKDLPWIDGKNPDIEGFVKQFPKAAHLPYDLAEKLHFWKKNGFVIFEQIISDDLIDAYLADVQELIDRHQEYDINIRIDRPEYRQHPVMKVRDVPREIIEGQYIKIMDFHNASVAGKKLMLHPAIVAFLEAIFNQKVVAMQSLTFLYGSQQETHQDFPYVVPQVPSHLAAAWIALEDVQAGSGELHYYVGSHTIPKFNWGNGIFFNGESTKNPTDFGHYLSRECERLGLEKKTLLIKKGDVLIWHAALAHGGEPIRDERLTRKSYVCHYSSALGYFRHRHDLVNEPVRYEMNGADVFADPKLTQYENIFKRGDHVS comes from the coding sequence ATGTCCATTGTAAAACAGAGTGTGGCTAAAGTTCGGCAGGTTTATAACAAGTTATTTCCTGCCCCGGTCCTGCGTGATTTTCCGGCTAAAGATCTCCCCTGGATCGACGGGAAAAATCCGGATATAGAAGGCTTCGTTAAGCAATTCCCCAAAGCGGCCCACTTGCCGTATGATCTGGCTGAAAAACTGCATTTCTGGAAAAAGAACGGGTTTGTTATTTTCGAGCAGATCATTTCTGACGATCTGATTGATGCCTACCTGGCCGATGTTCAGGAACTGATCGACCGACACCAGGAGTATGACATCAACATCCGGATCGACCGGCCGGAGTACCGGCAACACCCCGTGATGAAAGTGCGCGATGTACCCCGGGAAATTATTGAAGGCCAGTACATCAAAATCATGGACTTCCACAATGCTTCCGTGGCTGGTAAAAAGCTCATGCTCCACCCGGCCATCGTCGCGTTTCTGGAAGCGATCTTCAACCAGAAAGTAGTAGCCATGCAGAGCCTGACGTTTTTGTACGGTTCGCAGCAGGAGACCCATCAGGATTTTCCGTATGTGGTGCCGCAGGTTCCGAGCCATCTGGCCGCTGCCTGGATCGCTCTGGAGGATGTGCAGGCTGGTTCGGGCGAGTTGCACTATTACGTGGGTTCGCACACGATTCCGAAATTTAACTGGGGCAACGGTATTTTCTTTAATGGAGAATCGACCAAGAACCCAACCGATTTCGGTCACTACCTGAGTCGGGAATGTGAGCGGTTGGGACTGGAAAAGAAAACACTGCTGATCAAGAAAGGAGACGTACTGATCTGGCATGCGGCCCTGGCGCACGGCGGAGAACCCATTCGGGATGAGCGGCTAACCCGTAAATCGTATGTTTGCCATTACTCATCGGCCCTGGGTTACTTCCGGCACCGGCATGATCTGGTCAACGAACCCGTTCGCTACGAGATGAATGGGGCCGACGTTTTTGCCGATCCCAAGTTGACGCAGTACGAGAACATATTTAAGCGGGGAGATCACGTGAGCTGA
- the kduI gene encoding 5-dehydro-4-deoxy-D-glucuronate isomerase: MQTRYTTNPTDFKQYDTDRIRREFLIESLFQPDAFALVYSQYDRMIVGGVMPVEGPQTLPTYDELKADFFLQRRELGIINIGGDGTVTVDGQSFELAKKDCLYVGLGSKEVVFASQQANQPAKFALLSTPAHRNCPTARLTSAEASPSDLGAQETANQRTIYKYIHADGLESCQLVMGLTTLKPGSIWNTMPPHVHDRRMEAYIYFDLADNQRVFHLMGHPQETRHLLVANEQAILSPPWSIHAGAGTSHYSFIWAMAGENYTFTDMDFVPLAEVR, translated from the coding sequence ATGCAAACCCGTTATACCACGAATCCAACGGATTTTAAACAATACGATACCGATCGCATCCGTCGTGAATTTCTTATTGAAAGTCTATTTCAGCCCGATGCCTTCGCGTTGGTGTATTCGCAGTATGACCGCATGATCGTGGGCGGGGTGATGCCGGTTGAAGGGCCACAGACGCTGCCAACCTACGACGAGCTGAAGGCTGATTTTTTCCTGCAACGACGGGAACTAGGCATCATTAACATTGGTGGCGACGGAACGGTAACGGTTGATGGACAGTCGTTTGAATTGGCCAAGAAGGATTGCCTTTACGTGGGCCTGGGCAGCAAAGAGGTGGTTTTCGCCAGTCAGCAGGCCAACCAACCGGCCAAGTTCGCGCTGCTTTCGACCCCGGCGCACCGCAACTGCCCGACGGCCAGGCTGACTTCGGCGGAAGCTTCGCCCAGCGATCTGGGCGCACAGGAAACCGCTAACCAACGCACGATCTACAAATACATTCACGCCGACGGGCTGGAAAGCTGTCAGCTGGTTATGGGATTAACGACCTTGAAACCCGGCAGCATCTGGAATACCATGCCGCCCCACGTCCACGACCGCCGGATGGAAGCTTACATCTACTTCGACCTGGCCGACAACCAGCGTGTTTTTCACCTGATGGGGCATCCGCAGGAAACGCGGCATTTGCTGGTTGCCAACGAGCAGGCTATCCTTTCCCCGCCCTGGTCGATTCATGCGGGGGCCGGAACCAGCCATTATTCGTTTATCTGGGCAATGGCGGGTGAAAATTATACCTTCACTGACATGGATTTTGTGCCGTTGGCAGAGGTGCGATAA
- the kdsA gene encoding 3-deoxy-8-phosphooctulonate synthase: MNIPKLKHKESGNFFLIAGPCAIESRDLALHIAEKLVSLTDKLKIPYIFKGSYRKANRTKLDSFTGIGDIPALEILKEVGERFEVPTLTDFHESPEAAMAADYVDVLQIPAFLCRQTDMLTAAAQTGKVVNIKKGQFMSGDSMAFAVEKVKSVNPAADVFLTDRGNSFGYGDLIVDYRNLPAMQAHGVPVVMDCTHSLQQPNQSSGVTGGKPALIATIAKAAIAVGADGLFIETHPKPSEAKSDGANMLPLDQLEGLLEKLLRIRQAIL, translated from the coding sequence GTGAATATTCCCAAACTGAAGCATAAGGAATCGGGAAACTTTTTTCTGATTGCCGGGCCCTGTGCCATCGAAAGCCGTGATCTGGCTCTACACATCGCCGAAAAGCTGGTCAGTCTGACGGACAAGCTGAAAATTCCGTACATATTCAAAGGATCGTACCGCAAAGCCAACCGGACTAAACTGGATTCGTTTACCGGCATCGGCGACATTCCGGCGTTGGAAATCCTGAAGGAAGTGGGGGAGCGGTTTGAGGTGCCCACGCTGACCGACTTTCACGAATCGCCGGAAGCCGCAATGGCAGCTGACTATGTGGATGTGCTGCAAATTCCGGCTTTCCTGTGCCGTCAAACGGATATGCTGACGGCGGCTGCCCAGACGGGCAAGGTCGTTAACATCAAGAAAGGACAGTTTATGTCGGGCGACTCGATGGCCTTTGCCGTTGAGAAAGTGAAATCCGTTAATCCCGCAGCTGACGTTTTTCTGACCGACCGGGGCAATTCGTTCGGGTACGGCGATCTGATCGTCGATTACCGCAATTTACCAGCGATGCAGGCCCACGGCGTACCGGTGGTGATGGATTGCACGCACTCGCTGCAGCAGCCCAACCAATCTTCGGGGGTTACGGGTGGCAAACCCGCCCTAATTGCTACCATTGCCAAAGCCGCGATTGCGGTGGGGGCCGACGGCCTGTTCATCGAAACGCACCCCAAACCGTCGGAGGCCAAATCGGACGGGGCCAACATGCTGCCGCTTGATCAGTTGGAAGGACTCTTGGAGAAGTTACTCCGCATCCGGCAGGCCATCTTGTAG
- a CDS encoding acyl carrier protein — protein MSEIADKVKAIIVEKLGVEESEVTPEASFTNDLGADSLDTVELIMEFEKEFNISIPDDQAENIGTVGQAITYLEENVK, from the coding sequence ATGTCAGAAATTGCAGACAAAGTAAAAGCAATCATTGTTGAAAAACTGGGTGTTGAGGAGTCGGAGGTAACGCCGGAAGCAAGCTTCACCAACGACCTGGGCGCGGATTCGCTCGACACGGTTGAACTGATTATGGAATTTGAAAAAGAGTTTAACATCTCTATTCCGGACGATCAGGCGGAAAACATCGGTACGGTAGGCCAAGCCATCACGTACCTGGAAGAGAATGTGAAATAA
- the fabF gene encoding beta-ketoacyl-ACP synthase II, with protein sequence MPFKRVVITGLGALTPIGNTVQEFWNGLSAGVSGAGPITKFNAEKFRTKFACEVKGLDVNQFIPRQDARKMDPFAQYALIVADEAVKDAGLDLTKLDLTKAGVIWGSGIGGLKTFEDEVKTYATGDGTPRYNPFFIPKMIADSASGMLSIRYGFYGVNYVTVSACASATNAMIDAFNFIRLGRLNIAISGGSEAAVTEAGVGGFNALRALSERNDSPETASRPFDKDRDGFVLGEGAGALILEEYEHAKARGAKIYAELIGGGMSSDAYHITAPHPEGLGAVNVMKDALNDAQIGPEDVDYINVHGTSTPLGDFSEATAIEKVFGDHAYKLNISSTKSMTGHLLGAAGAIEAIACLMAMQHGLVPPTINHFTDDEQFNSNLNFTFNEAQQRPIHVALSNTFGFGGHNFSVIFRKLES encoded by the coding sequence ATGCCTTTTAAACGAGTAGTAATCACCGGCCTGGGCGCTCTTACGCCGATTGGTAATACAGTACAAGAGTTCTGGAACGGCTTATCTGCCGGTGTAAGTGGCGCCGGTCCGATTACTAAATTTAATGCCGAAAAATTTCGGACAAAATTCGCCTGCGAAGTCAAGGGCCTGGACGTCAACCAGTTCATTCCTCGTCAGGATGCTCGTAAAATGGACCCCTTCGCCCAATACGCGCTCATCGTGGCCGACGAAGCGGTGAAGGATGCCGGGCTTGATCTTACCAAGCTCGATTTAACCAAAGCCGGTGTCATCTGGGGTTCCGGAATCGGAGGGCTTAAAACCTTCGAAGACGAAGTCAAAACCTACGCAACCGGCGATGGCACTCCCCGCTACAATCCTTTCTTCATTCCGAAAATGATTGCCGATAGTGCGTCGGGGATGCTCTCGATCCGCTACGGGTTTTACGGAGTCAATTATGTGACGGTATCGGCCTGTGCTTCGGCTACCAACGCCATGATTGATGCCTTCAACTTCATTCGGCTGGGCCGCCTGAACATCGCCATTTCCGGCGGTTCAGAAGCTGCCGTAACGGAAGCGGGTGTTGGCGGATTTAATGCCCTCAGGGCGTTGTCGGAGCGGAACGATTCGCCCGAGACGGCTTCCCGTCCTTTCGACAAGGACCGCGACGGTTTTGTGCTGGGCGAAGGGGCCGGGGCGCTCATTCTCGAAGAATACGAACACGCCAAAGCGCGGGGGGCCAAAATCTACGCCGAGCTGATCGGTGGTGGTATGTCATCCGATGCCTACCACATTACAGCACCGCACCCCGAAGGACTCGGAGCGGTGAATGTAATGAAGGATGCGCTCAACGACGCTCAGATTGGCCCGGAAGATGTGGATTACATCAACGTGCACGGAACGTCAACCCCCCTGGGCGACTTTAGCGAAGCAACCGCCATTGAAAAAGTTTTTGGCGATCATGCCTACAAACTGAACATCAGCTCGACCAAGTCAATGACGGGTCACCTGCTGGGAGCGGCCGGGGCCATTGAGGCTATTGCCTGCCTGATGGCTATGCAACATGGTCTTGTTCCACCGACGATCAACCACTTTACCGACGACGAGCAATTCAACTCAAATCTGAACTTTACGTTCAACGAAGCCCAGCAACGCCCCATTCATGTTGCCCTGAGTAATACGTTTGGTTTTGGCGGACATAATTTTTCTGTTATATTTCGTAAACTTGAATCCTAA
- the rnc gene encoding ribonuclease III, whose amino-acid sequence MQAASSNTVLDPILSFFRLRGNSERKKFKRSIEHIIGEAPSNIGLYQLAFRHTSASRETGIKGFKESNERLEYLGDAVLGMVIAEFLFKKFPYKDEGFLTEIRSRIVNRETLNGIARKIGLENLIEYDGSRSRGIVPSRTSMYGDALEALVGAIYLDKGFRFTRQFILKELLGHYDLEALISNNANYKSRLIEWAQREGKKVEFTIISERGNNHFREFISQVTVDDEPFAQGSGYSKKKAEQSAAEKACEQLQMKPVSN is encoded by the coding sequence GTGCAAGCCGCTTCATCCAACACCGTCCTCGACCCCATCCTCAGCTTCTTCCGGCTGCGGGGGAATAGTGAACGCAAGAAATTCAAGCGTTCCATTGAGCACATCATTGGAGAAGCGCCTTCCAATATCGGCCTGTATCAGCTCGCTTTTCGGCATACTTCCGCATCCCGCGAAACGGGAATAAAGGGTTTTAAGGAGTCAAATGAGCGGCTCGAATACCTGGGTGATGCGGTGTTAGGGATGGTGATTGCGGAATTTCTTTTTAAAAAATTCCCCTACAAGGACGAAGGTTTTCTGACCGAAATTCGCTCCCGGATTGTAAACCGCGAAACCTTGAACGGAATCGCCCGGAAGATTGGCCTGGAAAACCTGATTGAATACGATGGAAGCCGCAGCCGGGGCATCGTGCCTTCCCGTACGTCGATGTACGGCGATGCACTAGAAGCCCTGGTTGGTGCGATCTACCTGGATAAAGGCTTCCGGTTTACCCGCCAGTTTATCCTCAAAGAATTATTGGGGCATTATGACCTCGAAGCGTTGATTAGTAACAACGCTAACTACAAAAGCCGCCTGATCGAATGGGCGCAGCGCGAAGGAAAAAAAGTGGAGTTCACCATCATCTCCGAACGGGGCAACAACCACTTCCGCGAGTTTATCTCTCAGGTAACCGTAGATGACGAGCCGTTTGCTCAGGGCAGCGGGTACAGCAAGAAAAAAGCTGAGCAATCGGCTGCTGAAAAAGCTTGCGAGCAACTGCAAATGAAGCCCGTTTCCAACTAG
- a CDS encoding Do family serine endopeptidase — translation MKSNWKTLAIIALLSSFVTLAAYNILGFNKQDVVFNESAPASQPIGRLAALTGPQSAPGDFAYAAEASTPAVVHIKTTITRTVRQQQIPDIFRDFFGDEFGRGNNAPQRQRGQASGSGVIISQDGYIVTNNHVVQDADEVEVILTDKRSFKAKVIGTDPLTDLAVIQVSAKNLPSITLGDSDALKLGEWVLAVGYPLDLESTVTAGIVSAKSRRIGILDQNINRNEEKPEAPVEAFIQTDAAINPGNSGGALVNLRGELVGINSAIASATGYYSGYGFAVPVSLVKKVSADLVKYGAVQRGYLGIIPVELNSLRAQELGSKIGRGIYINEVVEGGASAVAGLKKGDVIVKMEGQDVDSDGQMREIIGRRRPGDVIAVTVNRNGDLRDFRVELRNRNGGRDIIKKSENVSVSNAAKSLSSLGADFEDLTAADAKRLGVAGGVRVKRIRDGKLAETDIEEGFIIVKANGKNVRTVKDLQTAMTSTNAGDGLMLVGMYPNSSRMYYYAVPV, via the coding sequence ATGAAAAGCAACTGGAAAACTTTAGCGATTATCGCTCTTCTATCGAGCTTTGTTACGCTGGCCGCTTACAACATTCTGGGCTTTAACAAGCAGGATGTTGTTTTCAATGAATCGGCTCCGGCCTCACAGCCCATTGGCCGTCTGGCCGCCCTGACCGGTCCGCAATCTGCGCCGGGTGATTTTGCCTACGCGGCCGAAGCCTCCACCCCGGCGGTTGTCCACATCAAAACTACCATCACCCGGACGGTTCGCCAACAGCAAATTCCGGATATCTTCCGCGACTTCTTCGGCGACGAATTTGGCCGTGGTAACAACGCTCCCCAACGGCAACGGGGGCAAGCTTCCGGTTCCGGTGTGATCATTAGCCAGGACGGGTATATTGTCACCAACAACCACGTTGTACAGGATGCCGACGAAGTGGAAGTGATCCTGACGGATAAACGTAGCTTCAAAGCGAAAGTAATCGGTACTGACCCCCTGACTGACCTGGCGGTTATTCAGGTTAGTGCCAAAAACCTGCCATCGATCACCCTGGGTGATTCAGATGCCTTGAAACTGGGTGAGTGGGTACTGGCCGTTGGTTATCCGCTGGATCTGGAATCAACCGTAACGGCCGGTATCGTGAGCGCCAAAAGCCGCCGGATCGGTATTTTGGACCAAAATATCAACCGGAACGAAGAGAAACCTGAAGCGCCCGTTGAAGCCTTTATTCAAACGGATGCAGCCATCAACCCGGGTAACTCCGGTGGTGCCCTGGTGAACCTGCGCGGTGAGCTGGTCGGTATCAACTCGGCCATTGCTTCAGCAACGGGTTACTACAGCGGCTACGGTTTTGCGGTTCCCGTCTCACTGGTAAAAAAAGTTTCGGCTGATCTGGTGAAATACGGCGCTGTACAACGCGGCTATCTGGGTATTATCCCGGTCGAATTAAATAGCCTGCGCGCTCAGGAACTGGGCTCTAAAATCGGCCGCGGTATTTACATCAACGAAGTAGTAGAAGGCGGTGCCTCAGCGGTTGCCGGCCTGAAAAAAGGTGATGTGATCGTGAAAATGGAAGGTCAGGACGTTGACTCCGATGGCCAGATGCGTGAAATCATCGGTCGCCGTCGCCCGGGTGATGTGATTGCCGTCACCGTAAACCGGAATGGTGATCTGCGTGACTTCCGCGTCGAACTCCGCAACCGTAACGGTGGCCGCGACATTATCAAGAAAAGCGAAAACGTCTCGGTATCCAATGCCGCTAAAAGTCTGAGCTCGTTGGGCGCTGATTTCGAGGACCTGACGGCTGCCGACGCCAAGCGTCTGGGTGTTGCCGGTGGTGTTCGTGTAAAACGAATCCGCGATGGCAAACTGGCCGAAACGGATATCGAAGAAGGTTTCATCATTGTGAAAGCCAACGGTAAAAACGTTCGCACGGTGAAAGACCTGCAGACAGCCATGACTTCCACCAATGCCGGTGACGGTCTGATGCTGGTGGGTATGTACCCGAACAGTTCACGGATGTACTACTACGCCGTGCCTGTCTAA